From Herbaspirillum sp. WKF16:
ACGATCGTTCGAATAAGTTCTGGGAACAGTTAGACGTTCGCAGAAAAGCAGCCCCGGCACAAGAGGGCCTGCTTGTCCGGACCGACCCCGCCGTCGGCCAATGCGGCGGATACCAAAGAGACAACGATGACAGAGACAAGCAAGGCGGCTGGCGCCGCCCGCCCCAAATTCCTGCGCAAAGGCGAACAGACCCGCGCCGCCATCCTGGATGTGGCGCTGGAACTGGCCAGCCGCGACGGCCTGGAAGGGCTCACCATCGGCCTGCTGGCCGAGAAGATGAAGATGAGCAAGTCCGGCGTGTTCGCCCATTTCGGCTCGCGCGAGGACCTGCAGATCGAGGTCGTGCGGCTCTACCACACCCGCTTCGAGCAGGACGTGTTCTATCCCTCCATCAAGGAGCCGCGCGGCCTGCCGCGCCTGGAGGCGATGTTCGCGCGCTGGGTCAAGCAGGTGACCGTGGAAATCGCGCTGGGCTGCATCTACATCAGCGGCGCGGTGGAATACGACGACCGTCCCGGCGCCATCCGCGACCACCTGGTGGCCATGGTGCAGGCCTGGCGCGATGCGCTGGAGCGTTGCATCAAGCAGGCCATGGAAGCCGGCCACATGCGCGCCGACATCGATGTGGGCCAGATGGTCTTCGAGATGTACGGCCTGATCCTGGCGCTGCACCACGACGCCCGCTTCCTGCACATCCCGGGCAGCGTCGAGCGCGCCGAAGCCAGCTTCCGCCGCCTGATCGAGAGCTACCGCCCGCAGGGCAGCGACAGCGCAGGCGCCCCCAAGAATTCCAAATCCGCTGCAAAGAAAGCAGCGTAACCCGTCCCGGAGACATTCATGCCCCAATACAACGCACCCCTGC
This genomic window contains:
- a CDS encoding TetR/AcrR family transcriptional regulator, with the translated sequence MTETSKAAGAARPKFLRKGEQTRAAILDVALELASRDGLEGLTIGLLAEKMKMSKSGVFAHFGSREDLQIEVVRLYHTRFEQDVFYPSIKEPRGLPRLEAMFARWVKQVTVEIALGCIYISGAVEYDDRPGAIRDHLVAMVQAWRDALERCIKQAMEAGHMRADIDVGQMVFEMYGLILALHHDARFLHIPGSVERAEASFRRLIESYRPQGSDSAGAPKNSKSAAKKAA